One Kribbella sp. NBC_00662 genomic region harbors:
- a CDS encoding carbohydrate ABC transporter permease has product MRYRLRGIALHAALVLALLVFMFPFLWTIIMASNTTADIYRFPPKFTFGGHFGDNVRHVLDNVAFFQSMANTATVAISTTLLVLFFDSLAAFTFAKFRFPGRNALFVVLLATMLLPAQLAAVPQFQTMALLGWVGSLKALIIPGAANAFGIFWMRQYFQNSIHDELIEAATLDGCGFFGTYWHVALPSARPALAFLGIFTFVGSWNDYMWPLIVLTNPDHVTLQVALSTLNRSHGVDYSMVMTGALMAMVPLVIIFGIFARQFIKGATEGAVRG; this is encoded by the coding sequence ATGCGTTACCGGTTGCGCGGGATCGCGCTGCACGCCGCACTCGTGCTGGCGCTGCTGGTGTTCATGTTCCCGTTCCTGTGGACGATCATCATGGCGTCGAACACGACCGCGGACATCTACCGGTTCCCGCCGAAGTTCACGTTCGGTGGGCACTTCGGCGACAACGTCCGGCACGTGCTGGACAACGTGGCGTTCTTCCAGTCGATGGCCAACACCGCGACGGTGGCGATCTCGACCACCCTGCTCGTGCTGTTCTTCGATTCGCTGGCGGCGTTCACGTTCGCGAAGTTCCGGTTCCCGGGGCGGAACGCGTTGTTCGTCGTACTGCTGGCGACGATGCTGCTGCCGGCGCAGCTGGCCGCCGTACCGCAGTTCCAGACGATGGCGCTGCTCGGCTGGGTCGGGTCGTTGAAGGCGCTGATCATTCCGGGTGCGGCGAACGCGTTCGGCATCTTCTGGATGCGGCAGTACTTCCAGAACTCGATCCACGACGAGTTGATCGAGGCCGCGACGCTGGACGGCTGCGGCTTCTTCGGCACGTACTGGCACGTGGCGCTGCCGTCGGCGCGGCCGGCGCTGGCGTTCCTCGGCATCTTCACGTTCGTCGGCTCGTGGAACGACTACATGTGGCCGCTGATCGTGCTGACCAACCCGGATCACGTGACGCTGCAGGTTGCGCTGTCGACGCTGAACCGGTCGCACGGCGTGGACTACAGCATGGTGATGACCGGCGCGCTGATGGCGATGGTGCCGCTGGTGATCATCTTCGGGATCTTCGCCCGCCAGTTCATCAAGGGTGCGACGGAAGGGGCCGTCCGCGGCTGA
- a CDS encoding flotillin family protein, translated as MLWTYVAVAAVAVVVLLIVFRMVWRVAEPNEALIISGLGAHSSTEQVNETLGFKIVVGRGTAVLPGFQTVRRLPLDIRATPLTVTCVSSQGIPLHIKGVTAYKVGDDYGSIANAARRFLEQSDEQVMSTIHELFAGHLRAIVGSTTVEEMLHDRETLTTNIRGSLAGDMEKLGLVVDSLQIQEIDDESGYIRNLGRPQAAAVEAAARIAQAERDREATEREQVAAAAKAAAIRESEIAKAGYQAEVDQATSKSFQAGPLAAALAKQEVVVAETETAKLNASLAEKQLESSVLKPADAEAYKQRTLAQAARDAQIAAAEANAREVQLRGEAQAKATELTGKAEASAVQAKAMAEAAGIKARAEALATNTDAVVAQQLAEAYPEIVRAASSSFDKVGNMVVLNGAQGIEDTLVKTITMGGSGFALAKQLIESLATKKDENEKPALESVPDNPA; from the coding sequence ATGCTCTGGACGTATGTGGCCGTCGCCGCTGTCGCGGTGGTGGTCCTGCTCATCGTGTTCCGGATGGTCTGGCGGGTGGCGGAGCCGAACGAGGCGCTGATCATCTCCGGCCTCGGCGCGCACTCCAGCACCGAGCAGGTCAACGAGACCCTCGGCTTCAAGATCGTGGTCGGCCGCGGCACCGCGGTACTGCCGGGCTTCCAGACGGTACGGCGGTTGCCGCTGGACATCCGCGCGACGCCGTTGACCGTGACCTGCGTGTCCAGCCAGGGCATCCCGCTGCACATCAAGGGCGTCACGGCGTACAAGGTCGGTGACGACTACGGCTCGATCGCGAACGCGGCCCGGCGGTTCCTGGAGCAGAGCGACGAGCAGGTGATGAGCACGATCCACGAGCTGTTCGCTGGTCACCTCCGCGCGATCGTCGGTTCGACCACGGTCGAGGAGATGCTGCACGACCGCGAGACGCTGACCACGAACATCCGCGGCTCGCTGGCCGGGGACATGGAGAAGCTCGGCCTGGTGGTCGACTCGCTGCAGATCCAGGAGATCGACGACGAGTCCGGCTACATCAGGAACCTGGGCCGTCCGCAGGCCGCCGCGGTCGAGGCCGCGGCCCGGATCGCCCAGGCCGAGCGGGACCGGGAGGCGACCGAGCGCGAGCAGGTCGCCGCCGCCGCGAAGGCGGCCGCGATCCGGGAGAGCGAGATCGCGAAGGCCGGTTATCAGGCCGAGGTCGACCAGGCCACGTCGAAGTCGTTCCAGGCCGGACCGCTCGCGGCCGCGCTCGCCAAGCAGGAGGTCGTCGTCGCCGAGACGGAGACCGCGAAGCTGAACGCCTCGCTGGCCGAGAAGCAGCTGGAGTCGTCGGTGCTGAAGCCGGCCGACGCCGAGGCGTACAAGCAGCGCACGCTGGCCCAGGCTGCCCGCGACGCGCAGATCGCGGCCGCCGAGGCGAACGCCCGGGAGGTCCAGCTGCGTGGTGAGGCGCAGGCGAAGGCGACGGAGCTGACCGGTAAGGCCGAGGCGTCCGCCGTCCAGGCGAAGGCGATGGCCGAGGCGGCAGGTATCAAGGCGCGCGCCGAGGCGCTGGCCACGAACACCGACGCGGTCGTCGCCCAGCAGCTGGCCGAGGCCTACCCGGAGATCGTCCGGGCCGCGTCGTCGTCGTTCGACAAGGTCGGCAACATGGTCGTGCTGAACGGCGCGCAGGGCATCGAGGACACCCTGGTCAAGACGATCACGATGGGCGGCTCCGGCTTCGCGCTGGCAAAGCAGCTGATCGAATCGCTGGCCACCAAGAAGGACGAGAACGAGAAGCCGGCGCTCGAGTCGGTGCCGGACAACCCGGCCTGA
- a CDS encoding caspase domain-containing protein: protein MPSYDGTPGRTGDMDGSRVALVVANDRYDDPGLKRLVAPAQDAAALAGVLADPAVGGFEVQVLRNAPAQDIRFAVEDFFADRNPEDLLLLHFSCHGLKNSAGELFLAVADTKPARLASTAVAADFVNRQMADSRAQRIALFLDCCYGGAFPRGMVVRAAGEAQVQDAFAKQAEVGGGRGRVVITASSAMEYAFEGGQLASDASKPAPSVFTGAVVDGLTTGEADRDGDGWVGLTELVSFVTDRIHRLTPNQNPQMWTFGSQGELLIARSRVRRITPAPLAPELTQAMESPLPAARFGVVDYLRERLYDADLGHAYAAWQALHQMTDDDSRKVSEAASEALSTAELRVTPESVDLTDATSADLQLSGPPIALTAAASPGDPWLKLEQEGEVIRVRAEQSAPGVHDSSVILAGPVGERVVPVRLTIPDTESEPPAPPPEPEPQPDPTPAPVPQPPRAKPTQAARPEPAPARAERPAAEPQPVAASLPSSPPLPPWWLIAVLIAGSAFLVYLNWPGAAYSRKLWYDSNQGWYLYRTWYDPAIWGSLIALVAALVARWAGPIALGVVAGCAVSAVEGAVLIVGGGISADETAAWSLSALIAAAVGVALVFWLRPSIGSLWPVWPPAAAMVVAGGILLVLSAVVPHSDGVSFFMVTPLALLDPIVAVGLAWPALAAVDTRTKTWLTAAVVTYSAIGIIGGIPALTQGHSPADFFTGLFGSVLIAVGVLVSRGRPLPSHP from the coding sequence ATGCCTTCGTACGACGGCACGCCGGGGCGGACGGGTGACATGGACGGCTCGCGTGTCGCGCTCGTGGTGGCGAACGACCGGTACGACGATCCCGGTCTGAAGCGACTCGTCGCCCCGGCGCAGGACGCGGCCGCGCTGGCCGGCGTACTCGCGGATCCGGCAGTCGGCGGGTTCGAGGTCCAGGTACTGCGGAACGCGCCGGCGCAGGACATCCGGTTCGCGGTCGAGGACTTCTTCGCCGATCGGAATCCGGAAGACCTGCTGTTGCTGCACTTCTCCTGCCACGGGCTGAAGAACTCGGCCGGCGAACTGTTCCTCGCGGTCGCCGACACCAAGCCCGCCCGGCTCGCGTCGACCGCGGTGGCCGCGGACTTCGTCAACCGGCAGATGGCGGACAGCCGGGCGCAGCGGATCGCGTTGTTCCTGGACTGTTGTTACGGCGGGGCGTTCCCGCGCGGCATGGTCGTCCGGGCGGCCGGTGAGGCCCAGGTGCAGGATGCTTTCGCCAAGCAGGCCGAGGTCGGTGGCGGTCGTGGGCGAGTGGTGATCACCGCGTCGAGCGCGATGGAGTACGCGTTCGAAGGTGGGCAACTGGCGTCGGACGCCTCGAAGCCGGCGCCGTCGGTCTTCACCGGCGCCGTGGTCGACGGGCTGACGACCGGCGAGGCGGACCGGGACGGCGACGGCTGGGTCGGGCTGACCGAGCTGGTCAGCTTCGTCACCGATCGGATCCACCGGCTCACACCGAACCAGAACCCGCAGATGTGGACCTTCGGCTCCCAGGGCGAGCTGCTGATCGCCCGCAGCCGGGTACGCCGGATCACGCCGGCGCCGCTCGCGCCGGAACTGACCCAGGCGATGGAGAGTCCGTTGCCGGCGGCAAGGTTCGGCGTGGTCGACTACCTGCGCGAACGTCTGTACGACGCGGACCTCGGGCACGCGTACGCCGCCTGGCAGGCGCTGCACCAGATGACCGACGACGACAGCCGCAAGGTCTCCGAGGCCGCGTCCGAGGCGCTGTCGACAGCCGAACTCCGCGTCACGCCCGAGTCCGTCGACCTCACCGACGCCACCTCCGCCGACCTGCAGCTGTCCGGCCCGCCGATCGCTTTGACGGCGGCCGCATCGCCCGGTGACCCGTGGCTGAAGCTGGAACAGGAAGGCGAGGTGATCCGGGTTCGCGCGGAGCAATCCGCTCCCGGTGTCCATGACAGCTCGGTCATCCTGGCCGGGCCGGTCGGCGAACGCGTCGTACCCGTGCGCCTGACCATCCCCGACACGGAGTCCGAGCCACCAGCTCCACCCCCGGAACCCGAGCCCCAGCCCGACCCCACACCCGCCCCCGTCCCACAACCACCCCGAGCCAAGCCAACCCAAGCCGCACGGCCCGAACCGGCACCGGCGCGAGCCGAGCGGCCGGCGGCAGAACCTCAGCCGGTGGCGGCATCTCTTCCCAGCAGCCCACCCCTCCCACCTTGGTGGCTGATCGCCGTACTGATCGCCGGCAGCGCATTCCTCGTCTACCTGAACTGGCCCGGAGCGGCCTACTCCCGCAAGCTCTGGTACGACTCGAACCAAGGCTGGTACCTGTACCGGACCTGGTACGACCCAGCCATCTGGGGCTCCCTCATCGCTCTCGTCGCGGCTCTCGTCGCACGCTGGGCCGGGCCGATCGCCCTCGGCGTCGTGGCGGGTTGCGCAGTCTCCGCGGTCGAAGGCGCAGTACTGATCGTCGGCGGCGGGATCTCGGCCGACGAGACCGCCGCGTGGTCCCTCTCGGCCCTGATCGCGGCCGCGGTGGGCGTCGCACTCGTGTTCTGGCTGAGGCCGTCCATCGGATCACTCTGGCCGGTCTGGCCGCCGGCCGCTGCCATGGTTGTTGCCGGCGGCATCTTGCTGGTACTGAGCGCGGTGGTCCCGCACAGCGACGGCGTCTCGTTCTTCATGGTCACACCGCTGGCGCTGCTGGACCCGATCGTGGCGGTCGGGCTCGCCTGGCCGGCCCTGGCCGCGGTCGACACCAGGACGAAGACCTGGCTGACCGCGGCCGTGGTGACCTACTCGGCGATCGGCATCATCGGCGGGATCCCGGCGCTGACCCAAGGGCACTCGCCGGCCGACTTCTTCACCGGTCTCTTCGGCAGCGTACTGATCGCCGTCGGTGTGCTCGTCAGCCGCGGACGGCCCCTTCCGTCGCACCCTTGA